Proteins encoded by one window of Papio anubis isolate 15944 chromosome 7, Panubis1.0, whole genome shotgun sequence:
- the LOC101000499 gene encoding forkhead box protein B1 codes for MPRPGRNTYSDQKPPYSYISLTAMAIQSSPEKMLPLSEIYKFIMDRFPYYRENTQRWQNSLRHNLSFNDCFIKIPRRPDQPGKGSFWALHPSCGDMFENGSFLRRRKRFKVLKSDHLAPSKPADAAQYLQQQAKLRLSALAASGTHLPQMPAAAYNLGGVAQPSGFKHPFAIENIIAREYKMPGGLAFSAMQPVPAAYPLPNQLTTMGSSLGTGWPHVYGSAGMIDSATPISMASGDYSAYGVPLKPLCHAAGQTLPAIPVPIKPTPAAVPALPALPAPIPTLLSNSPPSLSPTSSQTATSQSSPATPSETLTSPASALHSVAVH; via the coding sequence ATGCCTCGGCCCGGCCGTAACACGTACAGCGACCAGAAGCCGCCCTACTCGTACATCTCGCTGACCGCTATGGCCATCCAGAGCTCTCCCGAGAAGATGCTGCCGCTGAGCGAGATCTACAAGTTCATCATGGACCGCTTCCCCTACTACAGGGAGAACACGCAGCGCTGGCAGAACAGCCTGCGCCACAACCTCTCCTTCAACGACTGCTTCATCAAGATCCCGCGGCGGCCAGACCAGCCAGGCAAGGGCAGCTTCTGGGCGCTGCACCCCAGCTGCGGGGACATGTTCGAGAACGGCAGCTTCCTGAGGCGCCGCAAGCGCTTCAAGGTGCTTAAGTCCGACCACCTGGCGCCCAGCAAGCCAGCCGACGCGGCGCAGTACCTGCAGCAGCAGGCCAAGCTGCGGCTCAGCGCGCTGGCGGCCTCGGGCACGCACCTGCCACAGATGCCCGCTGCCGCCTACAACTTGGGCGGCGTGGCGCAGCCCTCGGGCTTCAAGCACCCCTTCGCCATCGAGAACATCATCGCGCGGGAATACAAGATGCCTGGGGGACTGGCCTTCTCCGCCATGCAGCCGGTGCCCGCTGCCTACCCGCTCCCCAACCAGTTGACTACCATGGGCAGCTCTCTGGGCACCGGCTGGCCACACGTGTATGGCTCCGCCGGCATGATCGACTCGGCCACCCCCATCTCCATGGCGAGTGGCGACTACAGCGCCTACGGCGTGCCGTTGAAGCCGCTGTGCCACGCGGCGGGCCAGACGCTGCCCGCCATCCCCGTGCCCATTAAGCCCACGCCGGCCGCCGTGCCCGCGCTCCCTGCGCTGCCAGCGCCCATCCCCACCTTGCTCTCGAACTCGCCGCCCTCGCTCAGCCCAACGTCCTCACAA